In Pseudobythopirellula maris, a single window of DNA contains:
- a CDS encoding SRPBCC family protein, whose product MRPIHATQRIEAPPERVWAVATDLEHAAERVSGIDRIEVVTDGPFGVGTVWRETRTMMNHQSTEELTVTRCGPPTGYTVEGESCGCAFASTLRFTPAGEGATDVGFEMLWRAKTIFAKLASPIAGLLVGGGMRKAVESDLSDLKRACESPA is encoded by the coding sequence ATGCGCCCAATCCACGCGACCCAGCGGATCGAAGCCCCACCCGAGCGGGTGTGGGCCGTCGCCACGGACCTGGAGCACGCCGCCGAGCGAGTGTCGGGCATCGACCGCATCGAGGTGGTCACCGACGGGCCGTTCGGCGTGGGAACCGTGTGGCGTGAGACGCGAACGATGATGAACCACCAGTCGACCGAGGAGCTCACCGTGACTCGTTGCGGGCCTCCCACCGGCTACACGGTGGAGGGCGAGTCGTGCGGCTGCGCGTTTGCGTCGACGCTGCGTTTCACGCCCGCAGGCGAGGGGGCGACCGATGTGGGGTTCGAGATGCTGTGGCGCGCCAAGACGATCTTCGCCAAGCTCGCGTCGCCGATCGCCGGGCTGCTGGTCGGCGGCGGCATGCGCAAGGCGGTCGAGTCGGACCTGTCGGACCTCAAGCGGGCGTGCGAGTCGCCGGCCTAG